From one Shewanella sp. GD04112 genomic stretch:
- the murE gene encoding UDP-N-acetylmuramoyl-L-alanyl-D-glutamate--2,6-diaminopimelate ligase, giving the protein MMLLRELLAPWFPYAGEQTFLDLTLDSRAIRRGDVFLALPGHKVDGRQFIDKALAQGATAVLVHTDSIEEQGKVIATEQGVQIYFYQLAKQVSAVAAVRYPVVQGQSMGIVGITGTNGKTSTSQLCAQLVTLLEGKAAVMGTLGNGLWGELVDSGNTTADAITLMRQLHEFAGKGVNTCAMEVSSHGLVQGRVDAVPFDVAVFTNLTRDHLDYHGDMENYAAAKQMLFRFDALRHGLVNLDDPVGAAWLSELTNVPAKMWGFSIEAHTEAAFYTKNAQFNDQGVQATLVWPEGEIDIRSPLLGAFNLSNLLAALSALYLQGMDMRALAAKVPYLVPVAGRMERFTTADNITLVVDYAHTPDAIEQALNALRRHCAGELWCVFGCGGDRDKGKRPLMGQAAEQFADRIMVTSDNARSEDPNQIITDIIQGLTHPERALTEVDRVTAIKHVVALAKPGDVILLAGKGHETYQEAAGVRHDYDERALARQLSEQSQ; this is encoded by the coding sequence ATGATGTTGTTAAGGGAGCTATTAGCGCCTTGGTTCCCCTACGCGGGCGAACAAACCTTCTTAGATTTGACTTTAGATAGCCGCGCAATACGTCGCGGCGATGTGTTTTTAGCGCTGCCAGGCCATAAGGTCGATGGTCGTCAATTTATCGATAAGGCCTTAGCTCAAGGTGCGACTGCGGTATTAGTGCATACGGATAGCATTGAAGAGCAGGGCAAAGTTATTGCGACTGAGCAAGGCGTGCAGATTTATTTTTATCAGTTAGCTAAGCAAGTGTCTGCGGTCGCCGCAGTGCGCTATCCCGTTGTCCAGGGCCAGTCTATGGGCATTGTGGGAATTACAGGAACCAACGGCAAAACCTCGACCAGTCAGCTCTGCGCGCAATTAGTGACCCTGCTTGAGGGTAAAGCGGCGGTGATGGGCACGCTCGGTAATGGCCTGTGGGGCGAGTTAGTCGATAGCGGTAATACGACCGCCGATGCCATTACCCTGATGCGTCAACTGCATGAGTTTGCAGGCAAAGGCGTTAATACCTGTGCGATGGAAGTCTCAAGTCATGGTTTAGTGCAAGGCCGAGTCGATGCCGTGCCCTTCGATGTGGCGGTATTCACTAACCTGACCCGTGATCACTTGGACTACCACGGCGATATGGAAAATTATGCCGCGGCCAAGCAAATGCTGTTTCGCTTCGACGCCCTGCGTCATGGTTTAGTGAATCTCGACGACCCCGTTGGCGCCGCTTGGTTATCCGAGCTGACAAATGTCCCGGCGAAGATGTGGGGCTTTAGCATTGAAGCGCACACCGAGGCGGCATTTTACACTAAGAATGCCCAATTCAACGATCAAGGCGTGCAGGCGACATTAGTCTGGCCCGAGGGCGAAATCGACATTCGCTCTCCTTTATTAGGCGCCTTTAACCTCTCGAATTTACTCGCTGCTTTATCCGCCTTGTATTTGCAGGGTATGGATATGCGTGCGTTGGCAGCCAAGGTGCCTTATTTAGTGCCAGTGGCTGGCCGCATGGAACGTTTTACCACCGCGGACAACATCACCTTAGTCGTCGATTATGCCCATACCCCGGATGCGATTGAGCAGGCGCTAAATGCCTTGCGTCGTCACTGCGCGGGCGAGTTGTGGTGCGTGTTTGGCTGTGGCGGCGACCGTGATAAGGGCAAACGCCCACTGATGGGACAAGCGGCGGAGCAATTTGCCGACCGCATTATGGTGACTAGCGATAATGCCCGCAGCGAAGATCCTAACCAAATTATTACCGATATTATCCAAGGGCTGACTCACCCAGAGCGTGCGCTGACCGAGGTTGACCGTGTGACCGCGATTAAGCATGTCGTCGCGCTGGCTAAACCTGGGGATGTGATTCTGCTTGCGGGCAAAGGCCATGAAACTTACCAAGAGGCGGCAGGTGTGCGTCATGACTATGATGAACGCGCCCTGGCACGTCAGTTATCGGAGCAAAGCCAATGA
- the murF gene encoding UDP-N-acetylmuramoyl-tripeptide--D-alanyl-D-alanine ligase encodes MIPISLEALSQHLSAHRVGDDVTIQALSSDSRKIGPATLFVALKGERFDGHDFAATAIENGAVALLVERQLAFDVPQLIVADCQKAMGAIGAYVRDQVDPICVALTGSNGKTSVKEMIATILSAKHQVLYTAGNFNNEIGVPLTLLRLTPEDKYGVFELGANHKGEIDYTSSLVRPHVALVNNVGSAHLEGFGSQAGVAQAKSEIYNHLQPGGTAIINADDAFADVMRVKAKQYKQLSFSQQEGAAKRQIDVIATGHKANSEGCYRFILNYAGESCEVTLPLAGRHQVSNALAAASVCIALGLSLKEIAEGLSQLTPVKGRMQPTQLGRVRLIDDSYNANPVSVGAAIAWLKEISENRCLVLGDLGELGDNAPLLHAELGQLAKQQGIDALFCTGTLTQHTSQAFGAEHHDSVATLVEKLIKHINQLPGQVTVLVKGSRSAAMERVVDGLTVAFGRGELV; translated from the coding sequence ATGATCCCAATTTCCCTCGAGGCGCTGAGCCAACACTTAAGTGCGCATCGAGTCGGTGACGATGTCACCATCCAAGCATTAAGCAGCGATAGCCGTAAAATCGGCCCTGCGACTCTGTTTGTCGCCTTAAAGGGCGAGCGTTTCGATGGCCATGATTTTGCGGCCACGGCAATTGAAAATGGTGCCGTTGCACTGTTGGTTGAACGTCAATTGGCCTTCGATGTACCACAGCTCATTGTTGCCGATTGCCAAAAGGCCATGGGCGCGATTGGCGCCTATGTACGTGACCAAGTGGATCCCATTTGTGTGGCCTTAACCGGCTCCAATGGCAAAACCAGCGTGAAAGAAATGATCGCCACGATTTTATCGGCGAAGCATCAAGTGCTTTACACCGCCGGTAATTTTAATAATGAAATCGGTGTGCCACTCACTTTGCTGCGTTTAACGCCTGAGGATAAATACGGGGTGTTTGAGCTTGGCGCTAACCATAAAGGTGAGATTGATTACACCTCGAGTTTGGTGCGTCCTCACGTAGCCTTAGTCAATAACGTTGGCAGCGCCCACTTAGAAGGCTTTGGTTCACAGGCGGGGGTCGCCCAGGCCAAATCGGAAATCTACAACCATCTGCAACCCGGTGGCACGGCGATTATCAATGCCGATGATGCCTTTGCCGATGTGATGCGGGTGAAAGCGAAACAATATAAGCAGTTAAGCTTCTCCCAACAGGAGGGCGCGGCTAAACGTCAAATCGATGTGATTGCCACTGGCCACAAAGCCAATAGCGAAGGTTGCTATCGCTTTATCCTTAATTATGCGGGAGAGTCCTGCGAAGTGACCTTACCTTTAGCGGGTCGTCACCAAGTCAGCAACGCGCTAGCTGCGGCAAGTGTTTGTATTGCTTTGGGATTGAGCCTGAAGGAAATCGCTGAGGGCTTGAGCCAGTTGACCCCAGTAAAGGGGCGTATGCAACCCACTCAATTAGGACGCGTTCGCTTAATCGATGATAGCTATAACGCCAATCCCGTGTCAGTGGGTGCGGCTATCGCTTGGTTAAAGGAAATTTCTGAAAATCGCTGTTTGGTACTGGGAGATTTGGGCGAATTAGGCGACAATGCGCCCCTTTTACACGCTGAATTGGGACAACTGGCTAAGCAACAGGGAATCGATGCTCTGTTCTGTACCGGCACCTTAACTCAGCACACTAGCCAAGCTTTCGGGGCGGAACACCATGACAGCGTGGCGACGTTAGTAGAAAAACTCATAAAACACATCAACCAGTTGCCGGGACAGGTGACGGTTTTAGTTAAAGGTTCACGTAGTGCCGCAATGGAGCGGGTCGTGGATGGCCTAACAGTAGCCTTCGGGCGTGGGGAGTTAGTGTAG
- the murD gene encoding UDP-N-acetylmuramoyl-L-alanine--D-glutamate ligase, with protein sequence MQSQYSHIVLGLGATGLSVVRYLCGKGITPLVMDSRRQPPGADTLASAFPEVQLIAGGFDCRYLVQATQIIISPGIAIDTPEVRAALDMGIEVIGDVELFAREIADRKPCVIGITGSNGKSTVTTLVGEMLREAGMAVAVGGNIGIPALDLLTENADIFVLELSSFQLETTHSLNCVASTCLNVTEDHMDRYSDMDAYRKAKLRLYHQSRSIIFNRDDALTIPTEPMNQNSFGLAPPEGDEWGICDSKIYHGHSEIMPITEVSLIGSHNHANLLAAMALVYAVGVDKQVMAKVARTFTGLSHRCEVVGVKAGVTYVNDSKATNVGATVAALDGLSDHLGDIILIAGGDGKGADFSPLVEPLTKVTHLITLGRDGNKIAALKEGAIKVDSMAAAVAKAAELATSGDIVLLSPACASLDMYSNFMARGDDFRSQVEQLDGE encoded by the coding sequence ATGCAAAGTCAGTATTCACACATAGTGTTAGGTTTGGGTGCCACCGGGCTCTCGGTAGTGCGCTATTTGTGTGGAAAAGGGATCACACCCTTGGTGATGGATAGTCGTCGCCAACCTCCCGGTGCGGACACCCTTGCCAGCGCATTCCCTGAGGTGCAGCTGATTGCCGGCGGATTCGATTGCCGTTACTTAGTGCAAGCGACGCAAATCATTATCAGCCCTGGCATTGCGATTGATACACCCGAGGTGCGCGCTGCACTGGATATGGGGATTGAAGTCATTGGCGATGTGGAGCTATTTGCCCGTGAGATTGCCGACCGAAAACCTTGCGTGATTGGGATTACTGGCTCAAACGGCAAGTCGACCGTCACCACCTTAGTGGGTGAGATGCTGCGTGAAGCTGGTATGGCGGTGGCCGTGGGGGGCAACATTGGTATTCCGGCGCTCGATCTGCTGACGGAAAATGCCGATATTTTTGTGCTTGAGTTATCGAGCTTCCAACTCGAAACCACCCATAGCTTGAACTGCGTGGCGTCGACCTGTTTGAACGTGACCGAAGACCATATGGACAGATACAGCGATATGGATGCCTATCGTAAGGCCAAGCTGCGTCTGTACCATCAAAGCCGCTCCATCATCTTTAACCGTGATGATGCGCTGACTATCCCAACTGAGCCGATGAACCAAAACAGCTTTGGTTTAGCGCCGCCAGAGGGCGACGAGTGGGGCATTTGTGATAGCAAAATTTACCACGGTCACAGTGAAATTATGCCGATCACCGAAGTATCGCTGATTGGTAGTCATAATCATGCCAACTTACTCGCTGCCATGGCGCTGGTGTATGCCGTGGGCGTAGATAAGCAAGTCATGGCTAAAGTGGCTCGTACCTTTACTGGCCTTTCTCATCGCTGTGAAGTGGTGGGTGTAAAAGCGGGCGTGACCTATGTGAACGACTCTAAGGCGACCAATGTTGGCGCCACCGTCGCGGCGCTCGATGGGTTGAGCGATCACTTAGGTGACATTATTTTGATTGCCGGTGGTGATGGTAAGGGCGCGGATTTCAGTCCGTTGGTCGAGCCGTTAACGAAAGTGACACACCTCATCACCTTAGGTCGCGATGGCAATAAGATAGCTGCATTGAAGGAAGGGGCCATCAAGGTGGACTCTATGGCAGCAGCAGTGGCTAAGGCCGCCGAGTTAGCCACCTCCGGCGATATCGTACTCCTATCGCCAGCCTGTGCGAGCCTAGATATGTACAGCAACTTTATGGCTCGTGGGGATGATTTTAGAAGCCAAGTGGAGCAACTCGATGGCGAGTGA
- the mraY gene encoding phospho-N-acetylmuramoyl-pentapeptide-transferase produces the protein MLVYLAEYLTRFHTGFNVFSYVTFRAILGLLTALMFSLWWGPKLIERLQLMQIGQVVRNDGPESHFSKRGTPTMGGLMILGAIFISVLLWGDLGSRYVWVMLFVLGSFGMIGFIDDYRKVVRKDTKGLIARWKYILQSLAALIIAFFLYTTASNPGETQLVVPFFKDVMPQLGAVFIVLAYFTIVGSSNAVNLTDGLDGLAIMPTVMVAAAFALIAYLSGHAQFANYLHIPHLPGSGELVIVCTAIVGAGLGFLWFNTYPAQVFMGDVGSLSLGAALGAIAVLVRQEILLVIMGGVFVMETVSVILQVGSYKLRGQRIFRMAPIHHHYELKGWPEPRVIVRFWIISIFLVLLGLATLKLR, from the coding sequence ATGCTGGTGTATCTGGCCGAGTATTTAACCCGTTTTCATACTGGGTTTAACGTATTTTCCTATGTGACATTTCGAGCCATTTTAGGCTTGTTAACCGCATTAATGTTTAGTTTATGGTGGGGTCCTAAACTGATTGAGCGTTTGCAGTTAATGCAGATTGGCCAAGTTGTGCGTAACGACGGGCCAGAGTCGCATTTCAGTAAGCGTGGCACGCCGACTATGGGCGGCCTGATGATTTTAGGCGCCATCTTTATCAGTGTGCTGTTGTGGGGCGATCTCGGTAGCCGTTATGTGTGGGTGATGCTGTTTGTATTGGGCAGCTTCGGCATGATCGGTTTTATTGATGATTACCGCAAAGTCGTGCGTAAAGATACTAAGGGACTGATCGCCCGTTGGAAGTATATTCTGCAATCCTTAGCGGCGTTGATCATTGCTTTCTTCCTCTATACCACAGCGTCTAACCCGGGTGAAACCCAGTTAGTCGTGCCTTTCTTTAAGGACGTGATGCCACAGCTTGGCGCTGTGTTTATCGTATTGGCCTACTTTACTATCGTGGGTTCGAGCAACGCGGTGAACCTAACCGATGGTCTCGACGGTTTGGCGATTATGCCTACGGTAATGGTGGCCGCGGCATTCGCCTTGATTGCCTATCTGTCTGGCCATGCTCAGTTTGCTAACTACCTGCACATTCCGCATTTACCTGGTTCGGGTGAGCTAGTGATCGTCTGTACTGCGATTGTGGGCGCAGGCTTAGGCTTTTTATGGTTTAACACTTACCCGGCACAGGTCTTCATGGGCGATGTGGGCTCGCTGTCTTTAGGCGCAGCCTTAGGCGCGATTGCGGTACTGGTTCGCCAAGAGATCCTATTAGTGATTATGGGCGGTGTGTTTGTGATGGAAACTGTATCTGTGATCCTGCAGGTTGGTTCTTACAAGTTACGTGGCCAGCGCATTTTCCGCATGGCGCCTATCCATCACCACTATGAGTTAAAAGGTTGGCCTGAACCACGCGTGATTGTCCGCTTTTGGATTATCTCGATTTTCTTAGTGTTACTCGGCTTAGCCACGTTGAAGTTAAGGTAA